The proteins below come from a single Amphiura filiformis chromosome 15, Afil_fr2py, whole genome shotgun sequence genomic window:
- the LOC140170892 gene encoding uncharacterized protein, with the protein MGNFPSIFTNLYCKVVPNSLERWREGLILQTNIAYLSLYVGVIIVLFICRCHVLSTISKLTFILDSILIAKGFTLTRGKISTSGCIKITIVMVLLTIASAVQYLYQHALADDRDYFNVNQTPAAYAGIGLNIFGLAWVLYASTISVKHYPGKGRFYCYFGLFFLVWFLSEPLMIWITNSDVSSHSRAQIVHCAHLTVILSGHVFWLVVGILQISDVEDTPDKYFDSVIVDGKVENKVVNECETAATAKPVRPKYNNFFTDTKKVQPGKPIPMCDLPVSKIFYASGPLPQPQQVAPEQQTAQVAKKTQNVQPAACKDFSIFLASSITVRASYILGLTQTSLLASGPIPQQLVHEQQLVKKPEISKKTQIVKKARVAHEPQLTHGSQLVQNAEVAPSAEITQPAACKDFSIFVASSIMASIQAQSNSGQDSKEDDAKTEGLQQSHEPASESSSFTSIIIE; encoded by the exons ATGGGCAACTTCCCCAGCATATTTACTAATCTCTATTGCAAAGTTGTACCAAATTCATTAGAGAGGTGGAGGGAAGGGC TCATATTGCAGACTAACATTGCCTATCTGAGCCTCTACGTCGGAGTGATTATCGTGTTGTTCATCTGCCGAT GCCATGTATTGTCTACGATTTCCAAGCTGACATTCATCCTGGATTCGATCCTTATCGCCAAAGGATTCACATTGACAAG GGGCAAGATCTCTACCTCTGGATGCATCAAGATCACCATTGTCATGGTGTTGCTCACCATCGCCTCTGCAGTCCAATACCTCTACCAACATGCATTAGCTGATGACAGGGACTACTTCAATGTGAACCAGACTCCTGCAGCATATGCTGGAATTGGACTGAATATCTTTG GTCTTGCTTGGGTGCTTTACGCTTCCACTATCTCTGTAAAACATTACCCGGGTAAAGGGCGCTTTTACTGCTACTTTGGCCTATTCTTCTTGGTTTGGTTTTTGAGTGAACCACTTATGATTTGGATAACCAACAGCGATGTATCATCACATTCAAG gGCCCAAATAGTGCACTGTGCACACCTGACCGTGATTCTCTCTGGACATGTATTCTGGCTGGTG GTTGGCATCCTACAGATAAGTGACGTAGAGGACACGCCTGACAAATACTTCGACAGTGTAATTGTTGATGGAAAAGTGGAGAACAAAGTCGTTAATGAATGTGAGACAGCTGCTACAGCAAAG CCTGTTCGTCCAAAATATAACAACTTCTTCACAGATACCAAGAAAGTCCAGCCTGGCAAACCTATTCCCATGTGTGAT CTCCCTGTATCAAAGATCTTCTATGCATCTGGCCCTCTACCACAGCCACAGCAGGTAGCCCCTGAACAACAGACAGCCCAGGTAGCCAAGAAAACACAGAATGTCCAG CCTGCTGCTTGCAAGGATTTCTCCATATTTCTGGCTTCATCTATTACGGTAAGAG CTTCCTATATACTAGGACTGACTCAAACATCGCTCCTGGCATCTGGTCCTATACCACAGCAACTGGTCCATGAACAACAGCTAGTCAAAAAACCAGAGATATCCAAAAAAACACAGATAGTCAAAAAAGCACGAGTAGCACATGAACCACAGCTTACACATGGATCACAACTAGTGCAG AATGCAGAAGTTGCACCATCAGCAGAAATTACACAG CCTGCTGCTTGCAAGGATTTCTCCATTTTTGTTGCATCTTCTATTATG GCATCCATTCAGGCACAAAGCAACTCAGGACAAGATTCAAAAGAAGACGATGCTAAGACCGAGGGACTTCAACAGTCTCATGAACCAGCTTCAGAATCATCATCATTCACTAGTATTATAAttgaataa